The Triticum dicoccoides isolate Atlit2015 ecotype Zavitan chromosome 6A, WEW_v2.0, whole genome shotgun sequence genome has a window encoding:
- the LOC119316590 gene encoding cytochrome P450 734A2-like: protein MGDEMEAAAWAWRGWVSWRAAAVLLSAWLALHVAARVADALWWRPRRLEAHFAAQGVRGPPYRFLLGSVKEMVGLMVEASSKPMSPPTSHNALPRVLAFYHYWRKIYGPTFLIWFGPTPRLTVAEPELIREIFLTRADAFDRYEAHPVVRQLEGDGLVSLHGDKWALHRRVLGDAFYPDNLNRLVPHVGRSVAALAEKWREMAAADGSGEVEVDVAEWFQEVTEEAITRATFGGSYNDGRVVFGMQSQLMAFASEAFRKVLVPGYRFMPTKKNWLSWKLDRGIRRNLTRLIGRRSEEAAAAMKAAEGEKADTGSFRDLLGLMINASQRTTRALAAKAIPVHDMVEECKTLFFAGKQTTTNLLTWATVLLAMHPEWQERARREVLDVCGSDDPSKEHLPRLKTLGMIINETLRLYPPAVATIRRAKADVRLSDGCMIPRDMELLIPIMAIHHDARHWGQDAAQFNPARFAGGAARAAKHPLAFIPFGLGARMCVGQNLARLEAKLTMAVLLRRFQIRTSPNYVHAPTVLMLLYPQYGAPLIFRPLASQPSAADSTTSSSCPRPEFLCQD, encoded by the exons ATGGGGGACGAGAtggaggcggcggcgtgggcgtGGCGCGGCTGGGTGTCGTGGCGCGCGGCGGCCGTGCTGCTGTCAGCGTGGCTGGCGCTGCACgtggcggcgcgggtggcggaCGCGCTCTGGTGGCGGCCGCGTCGGCTGGAGGCGCACTTCGCGGCGCAGGGCGTCCGCGGGCCGCCGTACCGCTTCCTGCTGGGGTCGGTGAAGGAGATGGTGGGGCTCATGGTGGAGGCCTCCTCCAAGCCCATGTCGCCGCCCACCTCCCACAACGCGCTCCCCCGCGTCCTCGCCTTCTACCACTACTGGCGGAAGATCTACG GTCCGACGTTCTTGATATGGTTCGGGCCGACGCCGCGGCTGACGGTGGCGGAGCCGGAGCTGATCCGGGAGATCTTCCTGACCCGCGCCGACGCCTTCGACCGCTACGAGGCGCACCCCGTCGTGCGCCAGCTCGAGGGGGACGGCCTCGTCAGCCTCCACGGGGACAAGTGGGCGCTCCACCGCCGCGTCCTCGGCGACGCCTTCTACCCCGACAACCTCAAC CGCCTGGTGCCGCATGTCGGCAGGTCGGTGGCCGCGCTGGCGGAGAAGTGGcgggagatggcggcggccgacGGCAGCGGCGAGGTGGAGGTGGACGTGGCGGAGTGGTTCCAGgaggtgacggaggaggccatcacgCGCGCCACCTTCGGCGGCAGCTACAACGACGGCCGCGTGGTGTTCGGCATGCAGAGCCAGCTGATGGCCTTCGCCTCCGAGGCGTTCCGCAAGGTGCTCGTCCCAGGCTACCGGTTCATGCCGACCAAGAAGAACTGGCTGTCGTGGAAGCTGGACAGGGGTATCCGGCGGAACCTGACCAGGCTCATCGGCCGGCGCAGcgaggaggccgccgccgccatgaaAGCCGCCGAGGGCGAGAAGGCCGACACCGGGAGCTTCCGCGACTTGCTCGGGCTGATGATCAATGCCAGCCAGAGGACGACGCGGGCGCTGGCGGCGAAGGCGATCCCGGTACATGACATGGTGGAGGAGTGCAAGACGCTCTTCttcgccgggaagcagacgacgaccAACCTCCTGACGTGGGCCACCGTGCTGCTCGCCATGCACCCGGAGTGGCAAGAGCGCGCCCGGCGCGAGGTCCTCGACGTGTGCGGCTCCGATGACCCCTCCAAGGAGCACCTCCCCAGGCTGAAAACG CTGGGCATGATCATCAACGAGACGCTCCGGCTGTACCCGCCGGCGGTGGCGACGATCCGGCGCGCCAAGGCGGACGTGCGGCTGTCGGACGGGTGCATGATCCCGCGCGACATGGAGCTGCTCATCCCGATCATGGCCATCCACCACGACGCGCGGCACTGGGGCCAGGACGCGGCGCAGTTCAACCCGGCGCGATTCGCcggcggggcggcgagggcggcgaagCACCCGCTGGCCTTCATACCCTTCGGGCTCGGGGCCCGGATGTGCGTGGGGCAGAACCTGGCGCGCCTGGAGGCCAAGCTCACCATGGCCGTCCTCCTGCGGCGGTTCCAGATCCGGACGTCCCCCAACTACGTGCACGCGCCCACGGTGCTCATGCTCCTCTACCCGCAGTACGGCGCGCCGCTGATCTTCCGCCCGCTCGCATCGCAGCCGTCGGCGGCGGACtccacgacctcctcctcctgtCCCAGACCGGAATTCTTGTGTCAAGACTGA